One part of the Solea solea chromosome 1, fSolSol10.1, whole genome shotgun sequence genome encodes these proteins:
- the LOC131469761 gene encoding voltage-dependent calcium channel beta subunit-associated regulatory protein isoform X2, whose protein sequence is MDVPVSAGQVENYVLLLVLLSVFAGATLVLLSLLLLFCHCCCMGGRRYSRASDDPEKTNTTYAEDSQPTQEITLRLDESDALSASSCHDGESERFVSTGSTGRRVSFNESALYEQEKTTQDKGRRYTLTEGDFHHLKKARLTHLHLPPAPCDLKILTIMECDSADSSIVDISETAAPKLPLTIYQPIDRRVPEWLGQSLSGGLPGDPHHSIILDQGLRQLSSTMKTLHTRSQTMEAIGDRGEAESDRAMRGELTQALGQTSVLHFFSKLRRHASLEGAGPYFRRWKFDSSHRAASLDAKASPKRRPFQRQRAASETTDHTEDEALSLQDEVIESLPNTPIQTSGLQSLSAESLSHHSTAPTSSVFLSRLTLEAMVEVGGSSTRREEPCFPKDDIQAQRREEATTNGMEVEGETKLGAFERMEAVADKLECTDDDLFGAQQEAALQGRFEDKLWETKDTKTDDMAADLRKKNEAEENDEEDAVLGAEARQRADSGSSLSFMIRQESSELPTSLYRDIWSLRASLEQYASSDQSSTDRESIRSDADSVSSFGCTGTRSGLDSCLSQDLDDDPEGEGEGEVLEGGMRGASGGNSEMGNGAGGESEASTRKLLQMDSGYASIEAPSRAPEEMRLFGTPGAQRGKTASERRLFFTSSGRKGSVCESIEAKLFQEELEDEVTKNTETGEKVKDKSHTGSQVHVLQEQHHPLKSPHKPPNSHSQLVTSPIKPISHPSSPHRPRLRRRDYSIDEKTDALFNEFLRHDPRFDQQDSPLRSRHRSRVHLRKQWQRHKQYSDPGSSTGGRYSPSLERQRFTPLRRGDSAGYPLDTKYHSTLSRIASAADEEASEVADCEEPARGSTEIKDPPSEGAAGHVIEGEAKKKTEDTVARKSSSSCAASGGEGDGCQDSTNKHTESTSGQSLTSVTAQTSHMDPRGSNKNNNRSQSILSEAEGSLSDKLAVSVEERLYGGLRSAEKLSQGGSEQVLTVSHTASSGFSPI, encoded by the exons GAGTCAGAGCGATTCGTCTCCACTGGGTCTACCGGTCGCCGAGTCTCCTTCAACGAATCTGCACTTTACGAACAAGAGAAGACGACTCAGGACAAAGGACGCAG GTACACTCTGACTGAAGGAGACTTCCACCATCTGAAAAAAGCCAGACTGACTCATCTTCACCTGCCTCCAGCCCCATGTGACCTCAAGATCCTCACCATCATGGAATGTGACTCAGCAGACAGCAGCATCGTTGACATCAGTGAGACTGCAGCTCCAAAGCTGCCCCTCACTATCTACCAG CCCATTGACAGAAGAGTCCCTGAGTGGCTGGGACAGAGCCTCAGTGGAGGTCTGCCAGGAGACCCGCACCACTCCATCATCCTGGACCAGGGACTCAGACAGCTCTCATCCActatgaaaacactgcacacacgGTCACAGACA ATGGAGGCTATCGGGGACAGGGGAGAGGCTGAGAGCGACAGGGCTATGAGAGGAGAGTTGACTCAAGCTTTGGGGCAGACTTCAGTTCTACATTTCTTCTCTAAACTGCGGCGCCATGCTAGTCTGGAGGGGGCAGGGCCTTACTTCAGGAGGTGGAAGTTTGACAGCAGTCACCGGGCTGCCAGTCTGGACGCCAAAG CATCGCCAAAGAGAAGGCCCttccagagacagagagcagcaagTGAAACCACCGATCACACAGAGGATGAGGCTTTATCTCTACAAGATGAGGTCATTGAATCTTTGCCAAACACACCTATCCAGACTAGTGGCCTACAATCCCTCTCTGCAGAGTCTCTGTCTCACCACTCAACTGCACCCACATCCTCAGTCTTCCTCAGCAG GCTAACACTGGAGGCCATGGTGGAGGTGGGTGGTAGTAGCACCAGGAGAGAGGAACCATGTTTTCCAAAAGATGACATTCAAGCCCAGAGACGAGAGGAGGCAACAACCAATGGCATGGAAGTAGAAGGTGAAACAAAACTAGGAGCATTTGAAAGAATGGAAGCAGTGGCAGACAAGTTAGAATGTACAGATGATGACTTATTTGGGGCACAACAAGAAGCTGCCCTTCAGGGACGGTTTGAAGACAAGTTATGGGAAACTAAGGATACAAAAACAGACGACATGGCGGCAGATCTCAGGAAAAAGAATGAGGCAGAGGAGAATGACGAAGAAGATGCAGTGTTGGGAGCTGAAGCCCGGCAGAGGGCTGACTCTGGCTCGTCTCTTTCCTTCATGATTCGCCAGGAGAGCTCGGAGCTCCCTACTTCCTTGTACAGAGACATTTGGAGCCTGCGTGCCTCACTCGAGCAATATGCCTCCTCTGACCAGAGCAGCACTGACCGCGAGTCTATCCGCAGTGATGCTGACAGCGTCTCATCTTTTGGATGTACAGGAACTCGTTCTGGCCTGGACAGCTGCTTGTCCCAAGACCTGGATGATGATCCTGAGGGAGAAGGGGAGGGAGAGGTGCTGGAGGGAGGAATGAGAGGGGCATCAGGTGGAAACAGCGAGATGGGAAatggagctggaggagagagtgaggcaAGTACCCGGAAGCTCCTTCAGATGGACAGTGGGTATGCCTCGATTGAAGCTCCATCCAGGGCCCCTGAGGAGATGCGGCTGTTTGGGACTCCAGGAGCCCAAAGAGGAAAGACAGCATCAGAGAGACGATTGTTCTTCACTAGCTCTGGAAgaaaaggttcagtgtgtgagaGCATCGAGGCCAAACTGtttcaggaggagctggaggatgaggtgacaaaaaacacagagacaggagAGAAAGTAAAGGATAAATCCCACACTGGCAGCCAGGTGCATGTCCTTCAAGAACAACATCATCCTCTGAAATCCCCTCACAAACCACCAAACTCACATTCACAGCTGGTGACTTCCCCAATAAAGCCAATCTCACATCCCTCTAGTCCTCACAGGCCTCGCCTACGCCGCCGTGACTACAGCATTGATGAAAAGACAGATGCACTTTTCAATGAGTTCCTTCGTCATGATCCCCGGTTCGACCAGCAGGATTCTCCTCTGCGCTCCAGGCACCGGTCCAGAGTTCACCTCCGGAAACAAtggcagagacacaaacaataCAGTGACCCAGGGTCAAGCACTGGGGGTAGGTACTCCCCATCTTTAGAGAGGCAGAGGTTTACTCCGCTGAGAAGGGGTGACAGTGCGGGTTACCCCCTGGACACCAAATACCACAGCACGCTCTCACGCATCGCAAGTGCTGCAGATGAAGAAGCCAGCGAGGTTGCCGACTGTGAAGAACCAGCCAGGGGGAGCACAGAGATCAAAGATCCACCAAGTGAAGGAGCTGCTGGGCATGTCATCGAAGgcgaagccaaaaaaaaaactgaagacaCTGTTGCGAGAAAGAGCAGCTCTAGTTGTGCAGCGTCAGGTGGGGAGGGCGATGGCTGCCAAGACTCTACAAACAAGCACACAGAAAGCACAAGTGGCCAGTCTTTGACTTCTGTGACTGCACAAACAAGTCACATGGATCCAAGAGGCagcaacaagaacaacaaccgCAGTCAGTCTATCCTATCAGAGGCAGAAGGAAGTCTGTCAGATAAGCTGGCTGTTTCGGTGGAAGAGAGGCTCTATGGTGGCCTGCGCAGTGCAGAGAAGCTCAGCCAGGGAGGATCAGAGCAGGTGCTTACTGTGTCTCACACAGCCTCGTCTGGCTTCAGTCCCATATAA